GTTAAGCGGCTTGCCGGCGTTAATGAGTTCTTTAGCCGTTAAGTACAGCTCTTCTTTATTATGGGCAGATAAAAAAGAAGCATAAGGCCACCTAGCTTTGCTAGGGTCTTTATAAGTTGGACCATAGGTGTAAGGCAGATAAAGTTTGCTTTCGGCCCGGGTTAAAGCCACGTAAAAAAGCCGCTCTCTTTCTTTCTCCTCGTGTTTTTTAAGTTGCTCTTTGTGGTCGGTGGTTTTATCAAAATCGATAAGATAGCTGCCGTTGTTGTTGCGCATAAGATAGTAGCTATCGCCTTTGTGCGGCGACATAGGTTGGTTAAGCCCCACATGTACAAAAACAATTTTATATTGTAAGCCTTTAGCTTTATGTACGGTAATTAAGGTAACGGCTTCGTCATCGCGCTCCAGCCGTAGTTGCTCACTGTCTTGTTCGTTATTAATTAATTGCAGTAAATATCTCTGCATCGCTTGCGGGCTGCTTTGTTTGTTGCTTTGGCTAATAATAAGCTCGCTTAAGTGATTAATATTAACATAAGCACGTTCACGTTCTTCGCTTTCGGCCAGCTCGCTGATGGTTACCTCTTGAGGTTGTAGCAGCCGTTGTAAGTAACCGCTTTCGCGCCAAAGTTTATCTAAAGCCTTTGCCCAGTTACCGTTTGCCGCTAGTCCAGCAACCTCCGCCAATAAAGTTACGGCGGTAATAAATTGGTTATGGTCAGCAGTTAGCTGCCGGTTAGTTAGGGCAAACAGCGGCGACATGAGCAAAGTAGTCAGTTTAGCTTCGTCGCCGGCTAGGTAACTTAACAGTAAAGTTAAGAGGTAAGCCTCGTTACTTTTTAGCACCGAACTTTGTCCGCTGTGCAGCACCGCCGCTATCTGCTGTTGCTCTAATAAACGTTTATAACGTCTTAAATCGTTACCGGTAGTAGCAATAATAGCTATATCGCTGGCTTTAACGGCCCTTATGGTTACTATTTTACCTTGTTCGTCAAGCCGGCAAAGCCGATAGTTACCGCTTAGCAGGTTGCTTACTTGCTGCACCATAGCCTTAATAATATCTTGCCTTAGCTCATCGCTGGAGACGGCTTCGCTCTCTATCTTAACAAAACTTAAGGCAGTTTCTTCTTGTTGGTTATAACATAGGTGTAACGCTGTAGCGGGATTATCGGCCGCCGCCACCTCTTTGTAATCGTTAAATAATGTGCTAAAAATTAAATTAATGGGTTTAATAATGCCCGGCAGCGAGCGGTAATTAACATTAAGGTGATAACTATGGTTAATTTGCCGGGCGGCTTGTTGGTAAACTTGCAGGTTAGCTCCTCTAAAGTTATAAATAGATTGTTTAGGGTCGCCGATAACCACCAGCCTGCGGTCATCACCGCTAAAAATTAAATTAAAAATTTGCCACTGGGCGTAATCGGTATCCTGAAATTCGTCAATTAAAGCTACTTTATAATTAGCCTGTACGGCTTTAAGTAATTGCGGGCGGCTTTGTAGCAGGAACATGGTATCGTAAAGTAAATCGTTAAAACTGCTATCACCGTCTTCTTGCCGTTTTTGAGCCAAACGCGGCAAAATGTGGCTTAAAATATCCCCGGTAATATAAGCTAACAAAGCGGAAGTATTTTCTTCGGCAGGGAATTCTTTTAAATTATTTATATCGGCAGCGGGATTAATATTATAAGCGTAGGGATTTATTTTATTAATAAGCTGTAAAAAATAATTTACTACTCCTTCAAAGCTGTGATATTTGGTTAACAGCAAATTAAAAGCGTCAGCTTTGGTTTTATCGGCCGTTAAGGCAGCCTCGTAACCCAGTAAAAATTTTTGTAACTGTGCAGATTGCCAATCGCTGCCGGCGCTTAAATTAAGCTGGAAAGGCCGGGCGGCCTCGAAGGGATAACCCGCCAATAGGTTTTGGCAAAAAGAATGGATAGTGG
Above is a window of Spirochaetaceae bacterium DNA encoding:
- a CDS encoding UvrD-helicase domain-containing protein → MFKLKEFNLTKSALIEASAGTGKTYTLVRLALHYLIEGKIEPNQLVLVTFTRNAAGELTGRLLALIKEELLNEEQTAANPGRLQRLRTIYQKFSSLTIATIHSFCQNLLAGYPFEAARPFQLNLSAGSDWQSAQLQKFLLGYEAALTADKTKADAFNLLLTKYHSFEGVVNYFLQLINKINPYAYNINPAADINNLKEFPAEENTSALLAYITGDILSHILPRLAQKRQEDGDSSFNDLLYDTMFLLQSRPQLLKAVQANYKVALIDEFQDTDYAQWQIFNLIFSGDDRRLVVIGDPKQSIYNFRGANLQVYQQAARQINHSYHLNVNYRSLPGIIKPINLIFSTLFNDYKEVAAADNPATALHLCYNQQEETALSFVKIESEAVSSDELRQDIIKAMVQQVSNLLSGNYRLCRLDEQGKIVTIRAVKASDIAIIATTGNDLRRYKRLLEQQQIAAVLHSGQSSVLKSNEAYLLTLLLSYLAGDEAKLTTLLMSPLFALTNRQLTADHNQFITAVTLLAEVAGLAANGNWAKALDKLWRESGYLQRLLQPQEVTISELAESEERERAYVNINHLSELIISQSNKQSSPQAMQRYLLQLINNEQDSEQLRLERDDEAVTLITVHKAKGLQYKIVFVHVGLNQPMSPHKGDSYYLMRNNNGSYLIDFDKTTDHKEQLKKHEEKERERLFYVALTRAESKLYLPYTYGPTYKDPSKARWPYASFLSAHNKEELYLTAKELINAGKPLNPLTIPAGSSCPTGEQPFNLAKLKPLNLNKRLIAFSSYSSLYQKAKQDYSSGYHEAQLKLAEAISGEETESQAGNNRQHPLGQPQNIRGSAAFGLALHSLFENIGFSAAATPLDNFLADKNLQKQINSLAGSYLPLTAKAELEALSTLFWHSLNQPIKALNGFALKDIKEKRHELDFLLTLKESYLNSPIFTGRLEAGFLKGFIDLIFKHDNRYYLLDWKTTKLGDSFNHYSQPKLPEALQQHGYRLQYYLYLHAFYRYAKTIDKNFTYDAIGGVIYCFNRAMHASHNDDTAIFFDKPSYTNYLQFASHFNE